From the genome of Planctomycetia bacterium, one region includes:
- the vsr gene encoding DNA mismatch endonuclease Vsr: protein MADVFSKAERSRIMAAVKSRDTTPEMIVRRLVHSLGGRYRLHAAQLPGCPDLVLPARRKIIFVHGCFWHRHCCAAGRSMPASRADYWATKFARNVARDRRSRRALRRLRWNVLVVWECQTRVGRMGALKARLERFLAEDLEGEAT from the coding sequence ATGGCCGACGTGTTCAGTAAGGCGGAGCGGTCCCGGATCATGGCGGCGGTCAAGTCGCGCGATACGACGCCGGAGATGATCGTGCGTCGGTTAGTGCATTCCCTGGGCGGTCGGTATCGACTTCACGCGGCGCAGTTGCCGGGTTGTCCTGATTTGGTGTTGCCTGCGCGGCGGAAGATTATTTTTGTGCATGGCTGTTTCTGGCACCGGCATTGTTGCGCGGCGGGGAGGTCGATGCCGGCCAGTCGAGCGGATTACTGGGCGACGAAGTTTGCGCGGAATGTGGCGCGGGATCGACGGAGTCGGCGGGCGCTGCGGCGGTTGAGGTGGAACGTGTTGGTGGTTTGGGAGTGTCAGACGCGAGTGGGGCGGATGGGAGCGCTGAAGGCGCGATTGGAGAGGTTTTTGGCGGAGGATTTGGAGGGGGAGGCGACGTAG
- a CDS encoding PSD1 and planctomycete cytochrome C domain-containing protein, with protein sequence MMLRSILLLAMIAAPRSAAADEIRFNRDVRPILSEHCWQCHGPDEANRQGELRLDDRDQAILDHGNGATIVPGEAANSLLMQRVTSDDDGERMPPVDHGPPLASKEIETLRRWIDEGAHFEGHWAFLPITNPAPPAIESGESAHNPIDHFVLKRLHESGLRASPEADKRTLLRRVYLDLIGLPPTPEEADAFERDTRPEAYEEVVERLLQSPHYGERWGRHWLDQARYADSNGYTIDAVRVMWPYRDWVIRALNADMPFDQFTIEQLAGDLLPDATREQRIATGFHRNTLINQEGGVDDEQFRIETVMDRVATTGAVWLGLTIGCAQCHTHKYDPISHREYYQFFAFFNNCEDMNNVGPTVDVHEGELFLPEESTPLHDALNNGLAHVEHLIAQRPARRAAWEQELAAKLQATASTPPPQWNTVPIRSATAEAATFTVLEDQSVLATPGIPRETYLIDAAQLVPGTKVGSLRLRFIPHESLPKQGPGLATNGNLVLSAVEVYLGEERLALVAASADHAQKDYPVDSLIDDDSGTGWSINVEPGSIAQMNAEHVVILTLGSQVDVGDRPLRFVLKHELNNDFNVGRVQFSVAEEVVDPLTDPVFVAALMVEDAQRSGEQRKLIEGKFDAGDQDLKAARAQLESVRVQLDLGPTVKTMVLREASPPRNTFLLKRGDFLQPDKDAGPLTAGVPQTFPPPTPRADGGAFDRFDLAHWLVAKDNPLTARVTVNRVWMHYFGRGLVETENDLGTRGSAPTHPELLDWLAWNFMKQGWSLKSLHRTIVTSATYRQSSHAREDAVAVDPLNLLLARQNRLRLEGEIVRDVALSASGKLSAKVGGPGSHPPQPDGVYAFTQNKKVWRTETGEGRYRRGMYTMFYRSAPYPMLSTFDAPDFQSVCTRRQRSNTPLQALTMANDVAMYELAQELAARALEQFPDSEPDALENRVKLIFERALSRPPQPSELKMVIDSLARSNAAEASDEQSRWTAVARAVMNTDEFITRE encoded by the coding sequence ATGATGTTGCGGAGTATCCTGCTGCTGGCCATGATCGCCGCGCCACGTTCGGCCGCGGCCGACGAGATTCGGTTCAATCGGGATGTTCGACCCATCCTTTCCGAACATTGTTGGCAGTGCCACGGGCCAGACGAGGCGAACCGACAGGGCGAACTCCGGCTCGACGACCGCGACCAGGCGATACTTGATCATGGCAACGGCGCAACCATCGTGCCTGGCGAGGCGGCGAACAGCTTGCTGATGCAGCGGGTGACCAGCGACGACGACGGCGAGCGGATGCCGCCGGTAGATCATGGACCGCCGCTGGCCTCGAAAGAGATTGAAACGCTGCGGCGCTGGATTGACGAAGGAGCGCATTTTGAAGGGCATTGGGCGTTCCTGCCGATCACCAATCCGGCGCCGCCCGCGATCGAATCCGGCGAATCGGCCCACAATCCGATCGATCACTTTGTCTTGAAGCGGCTGCACGAAAGTGGACTACGTGCCTCGCCCGAGGCGGACAAACGCACGCTCTTGCGGCGCGTTTATCTTGATCTCATCGGCTTGCCGCCGACGCCGGAAGAAGCCGACGCGTTCGAGCGCGACACGCGACCCGAGGCGTACGAGGAAGTCGTCGAACGGCTGCTTCAAAGTCCGCACTATGGCGAGCGCTGGGGCCGGCATTGGTTGGACCAGGCGCGCTACGCAGACTCGAACGGTTACACGATCGACGCGGTTCGCGTGATGTGGCCGTATCGCGATTGGGTGATCCGCGCCCTTAATGCGGATATGCCCTTTGATCAGTTCACGATTGAGCAGTTGGCCGGCGATCTTCTGCCCGACGCGACGCGCGAGCAACGAATCGCCACGGGTTTCCATCGCAATACGCTCATCAATCAAGAAGGGGGAGTGGACGACGAGCAGTTTCGCATTGAAACGGTGATGGACCGCGTAGCCACGACCGGCGCCGTCTGGCTGGGCTTAACCATCGGCTGTGCACAATGCCACACGCACAAGTACGATCCGATCAGTCATCGCGAGTACTACCAATTCTTCGCGTTCTTCAATAACTGCGAGGACATGAACAACGTCGGCCCGACCGTCGACGTGCATGAAGGCGAATTGTTCCTGCCGGAGGAATCAACTCCGTTGCACGATGCATTGAACAACGGACTCGCGCACGTGGAACACCTGATCGCCCAGCGGCCAGCGCGTCGCGCCGCGTGGGAGCAAGAACTAGCAGCCAAGCTGCAAGCAACTGCTTCAACTCCGCCGCCGCAATGGAACACGGTGCCAATTCGTTCGGCCACCGCCGAAGCCGCCACCTTCACCGTATTGGAAGATCAATCGGTGTTGGCGACGCCGGGAATTCCCCGCGAGACGTATCTTATCGACGCCGCGCAATTGGTGCCAGGCACGAAGGTCGGCTCCCTGCGACTGCGATTCATTCCGCACGAATCGCTCCCAAAACAAGGGCCAGGACTGGCGACGAATGGCAACTTGGTGCTCAGCGCCGTTGAAGTGTATCTCGGCGAGGAGCGGTTGGCGCTCGTCGCCGCCAGCGCCGATCACGCACAGAAGGATTATCCCGTCGATTCCCTGATCGATGACGATTCCGGCACCGGCTGGTCGATCAACGTCGAGCCGGGATCGATTGCACAAATGAATGCCGAGCACGTCGTTATCTTGACGTTGGGCAGCCAGGTGGATGTCGGCGATCGCCCGCTGCGGTTTGTGCTCAAGCACGAATTGAACAACGACTTCAACGTTGGTCGCGTGCAATTCTCCGTCGCCGAGGAAGTCGTTGATCCGCTGACGGATCCGGTGTTCGTCGCGGCATTGATGGTCGAGGACGCCCAGCGCAGTGGCGAGCAGCGCAAGCTCATCGAAGGAAAGTTCGACGCCGGCGATCAGGACCTCAAAGCGGCACGCGCGCAATTGGAATCGGTCCGCGTGCAATTGGATCTCGGGCCGACGGTCAAGACGATGGTCCTGCGGGAAGCGTCGCCGCCCAGGAACACGTTTCTGCTGAAGCGCGGCGATTTTCTGCAGCCAGACAAGGACGCGGGACCGCTCACCGCCGGGGTCCCGCAAACTTTCCCGCCGCCAACGCCACGCGCGGACGGTGGCGCCTTCGATCGCTTCGATCTGGCGCACTGGCTCGTGGCGAAAGACAATCCGTTGACGGCCCGAGTCACCGTCAACCGCGTTTGGATGCATTACTTTGGGCGCGGCCTGGTGGAGACTGAGAACGATCTCGGTACGCGTGGCTCCGCGCCGACGCATCCCGAATTGCTGGATTGGTTGGCCTGGAACTTCATGAAACAAGGCTGGTCGCTGAAATCTTTGCACCGCACGATCGTGACTTCGGCGACCTATCGGCAGTCGTCACACGCCCGCGAGGATGCCGTCGCCGTCGATCCGCTCAACTTGCTGTTGGCGAGGCAGAACCGGCTGCGGTTGGAAGGCGAGATCGTCCGCGACGTTGCGCTCAGCGCTTCGGGAAAACTCTCCGCCAAGGTTGGCGGCCCGGGCAGTCATCCGCCGCAGCCGGACGGGGTCTACGCGTTTACACAGAATAAAAAGGTCTGGCGGACGGAAACCGGCGAGGGGCGTTATCGACGCGGCATGTACACCATGTTCTATCGCAGCGCGCCGTATCCCATGCTGAGCACCTTTGACGCGCCGGATTTTCAATCGGTCTGCACGCGGCGGCAGCGCTCCAACACGCCGTTGCAAGCACTGACCATGGCCAACGACGTCGCGATGTACGAACTGGCGCAGGAACTCGCGGCCCGGGCATTGGAGCAGTTTCCGGACAGCGAGCCGGACGCGTTGGAGAATCGCGTGAAGTTGATCTTCGAGCGAGCACTGAGCCGACCTCCACAGCCCAGCGAATTGAAAATGGTGATCGATTCCTTAGCACGGAGTAACGCGGCGGAGGCTAGCGACGAGCAGTCGCGTTGGACGGCCGTCGCGCGCGCCGTCATGAACACCGACGAATTCATCACCCGCGAATAG
- the dcm gene encoding DNA (cytosine-5-)-methyltransferase, with translation MSRGTEDSAVRYLTVTPGNLRQSHLYVRGIYDFLPPDCIGPARGKHMGSGPSPIEIELDGLGETVTTDVGTNATTGAPRGFFRGRTWVRKFFEHHQVSAGEVVTLTRMHGRRYRLSVRRGKGQNGRRPKAAEFFAGIGLVRLALERQGWDVVFANDLDPNKAEMYRHNWPNDDHLSVADIHSLDAASIPACELFTASFPCNDLSIAGRWEGLSGKESSAYWGLIRILRDLGPRRPHAVLLENVVGFLMSHGGKDFEQALLALNELGYAVDAVILNASRWTPQSRARLFVTATLNGHDEHKSFALVSDARPAPLIDFIAAHPEIRWNLRDMPPLPTRNMRLADILEDLPDDDPHWWNEERSSYLMTQLSERHEAVAAHMIAGRNYSFATAFRRVRHGRSMAELRTDGIAGCLRTPRGGSGRQILFKAGHGRYQVRLLTARECARLQGVPDDYVIDVPLNQALFGFGDAVCVPAVEWILQQLEICNYN, from the coding sequence ATGAGTCGAGGGACGGAAGACTCGGCGGTGCGTTACTTGACGGTGACGCCGGGGAATCTGCGGCAAAGCCATCTGTATGTGCGGGGAATCTACGATTTTTTGCCCCCGGATTGTATCGGTCCGGCGCGCGGCAAGCATATGGGCTCGGGTCCGTCGCCGATCGAGATCGAGTTGGACGGGCTGGGTGAAACCGTCACGACCGACGTAGGCACGAACGCGACGACCGGCGCGCCGCGAGGTTTTTTCCGGGGCCGGACATGGGTGCGAAAGTTCTTCGAGCATCACCAGGTGTCGGCTGGCGAAGTAGTCACGTTGACGCGGATGCATGGGCGGCGCTATCGGTTATCGGTGCGGCGCGGGAAAGGCCAGAACGGGCGTCGGCCGAAAGCAGCGGAGTTTTTCGCCGGGATCGGGTTGGTGCGGTTGGCGCTGGAACGTCAGGGCTGGGACGTCGTATTCGCGAACGATCTCGATCCGAATAAGGCGGAAATGTACCGGCACAATTGGCCCAACGACGACCATCTCTCCGTCGCCGACATTCATTCGCTCGACGCGGCGAGCATTCCTGCCTGCGAGCTGTTCACGGCGTCGTTCCCTTGCAACGACCTTTCGATCGCGGGACGCTGGGAAGGGCTCAGCGGCAAGGAGTCGTCCGCATATTGGGGACTCATCCGCATCTTGCGCGACCTGGGGCCTCGGCGTCCGCACGCTGTGCTGTTGGAAAACGTGGTCGGCTTCTTGATGAGCCATGGCGGGAAGGATTTCGAACAGGCGCTGCTGGCTTTAAACGAATTGGGCTATGCGGTCGACGCGGTGATCCTGAACGCTTCGCGATGGACGCCTCAGAGCCGCGCGCGATTGTTTGTCACAGCGACCTTGAATGGCCACGACGAGCACAAATCGTTCGCGTTAGTCAGCGACGCGCGGCCGGCGCCTTTGATCGATTTCATTGCCGCGCACCCGGAGATTCGCTGGAATCTGCGAGACATGCCGCCGCTGCCAACGCGCAACATGCGACTTGCCGATATTTTGGAGGACCTGCCGGACGATGATCCCCATTGGTGGAACGAGGAACGGTCCAGCTACTTGATGACGCAATTGAGCGAACGGCATGAAGCTGTCGCGGCGCACATGATTGCCGGAAGGAATTATTCCTTTGCGACGGCGTTTCGGCGCGTGCGACACGGACGGAGCATGGCGGAACTGCGGACGGACGGCATCGCCGGCTGCTTGCGAACGCCGCGAGGCGGCAGCGGTCGGCAGATTCTCTTCAAGGCTGGTCACGGGCGCTACCAAGTCCGTTTGCTCACGGCGCGGGAGTGCGCTCGCTTGCAGGGCGTGCCTGACGACTACGTGATCGACGTGCCGCTGAATCAGGCGCTGTTTGGGTTTGGGGACGCGGTCTGCGTGCCGGCGGTGGAGTGGATTCTACAACAGCTCGAAATTTGCAATTACAACTGA
- a CDS encoding DUF4928 family protein: MGTRSACRRWSGFYNSSKFAITTDMTTVHGNGAFAPHLEDFQVWLDANMRQTSRDVPARLLTVMGFLEHLRTQTDLSANHLAASGTQLIDHNEMVQAALRRFSLTSPLIEFGRKSSFVAGWINSLVAWLKARGFESLQLTSREEFLTSAQAVASARLTTINESKPLLARFTCGTALAVIEDILDQAQAKNRAKDVAEYLVGAKLQLRFGSEVVKPKNVNTPSGTALADFRLGNAAIEVTVSPPDDRHLNQTNGILQDTGLDVWLLVRRRDRERWQATIKKKVSADRRGRVAVLCVEAFVGQNVSELGGFSSAGVLEQLARLIEIYNETWLPSAGSGGIRIATADEDTQRT, from the coding sequence TTGGGGACGCGGTCTGCGTGCCGGCGGTGGAGTGGATTCTACAACAGCTCGAAATTTGCAATTACAACTGATATGACAACTGTGCACGGAAACGGTGCGTTTGCGCCACACCTAGAAGATTTTCAAGTATGGCTTGACGCAAACATGCGGCAAACGTCGCGCGATGTTCCGGCCAGATTGCTTACCGTGATGGGGTTTCTCGAACATCTGCGGACACAAACAGACCTCTCCGCAAACCACCTCGCCGCAAGCGGAACTCAACTGATCGATCACAACGAGATGGTGCAAGCGGCACTGCGACGATTTTCACTTACGTCGCCGCTCATCGAATTTGGCCGAAAGTCGTCGTTTGTGGCTGGCTGGATCAACTCGCTGGTTGCATGGCTAAAGGCGCGCGGCTTTGAGTCACTTCAACTGACGTCGCGGGAAGAGTTCCTGACGAGCGCTCAAGCAGTGGCGTCCGCGCGACTAACGACAATCAATGAAAGCAAACCGCTATTGGCGCGGTTCACTTGCGGAACCGCATTAGCGGTGATCGAGGACATTCTTGATCAGGCGCAAGCTAAGAACCGTGCTAAGGACGTCGCTGAGTATCTCGTTGGAGCAAAGCTGCAACTTCGTTTTGGGAGCGAAGTCGTCAAGCCAAAAAACGTAAACACGCCGAGCGGCACAGCGCTAGCCGATTTTCGCTTAGGTAATGCCGCCATCGAAGTCACCGTAAGTCCGCCGGACGATCGACACTTAAATCAGACCAACGGAATTCTTCAAGACACCGGTCTCGATGTGTGGCTATTGGTACGCAGACGCGACCGCGAAAGGTGGCAAGCAACCATCAAGAAAAAGGTATCAGCAGATCGCCGCGGGCGTGTCGCGGTACTCTGTGTGGAAGCCTTCGTAGGTCAAAACGTCTCCGAACTGGGCGGCTTTTCGTCAGCGGGCGTGTTAGAGCAGCTCGCGCGGCTCATCGAGATCTACAACGAGACTTGGTTGCCATCGGCCGGCAGCGGCGGCATTCGAATTGCTACGGCCGACGAAGATACGCAAAGAACGTGA
- a CDS encoding DUF1501 domain-containing protein, which translates to MNPAALRATTRRHFFGDCRVGLGALALGQLLGDAQTAGAATGAQISGANAPHCPARAKRVIYLFMAGAPSQFELFDYKPELQKHDGEPAPDAFFPKEKSFAFIGKGAKLLGTQRKFAKHGACGVELSELLPHMATIADDACWIKSMKTDVFNHGPAKLFMNTGFQAPGRPSFGSWVIYGIGSEAEDLPGFVVLQSGPRGPRAGNSLWSSGFLPTNLQGVPFRGTGDAILNLRSPEGWSPARQREFVDLTNQLNRERLQLTGDPEIATRINAYEMAFRMQTSAPELMELADEPAHVLAAYGAEPGQASFANNCLLARRLIERGVRFVQLYHTDWDDHGGPNENLGEPLARRCRQIDQPCAALVKDLKVRGLLEDTIVIWGGEFGRTPMGEVREGIPGRDHHVEAFTIWVAGGGFKPGHIQGVTDDFGYFAVDGQVHVHDLHATLLHQLGFDHKQLTYRFQGRDHRLTDVHGAVRHELLS; encoded by the coding sequence GTGAATCCGGCAGCATTGCGAGCAACAACGCGGCGACACTTTTTCGGCGATTGCCGCGTGGGACTCGGCGCACTGGCCCTAGGGCAACTATTGGGCGACGCTCAAACTGCCGGTGCGGCGACGGGAGCACAAATCTCCGGCGCGAATGCCCCTCATTGTCCAGCCCGCGCCAAGCGCGTGATCTACTTGTTCATGGCGGGCGCGCCGAGCCAGTTCGAACTCTTCGACTACAAGCCGGAGCTACAAAAGCACGACGGCGAACCAGCGCCCGACGCGTTCTTTCCCAAGGAGAAGAGCTTCGCATTTATCGGCAAAGGGGCCAAGCTGCTGGGCACGCAACGGAAATTCGCAAAGCACGGCGCATGCGGCGTCGAGTTGAGCGAATTGTTGCCGCACATGGCGACGATCGCGGACGATGCTTGCTGGATCAAGAGCATGAAGACCGATGTCTTCAATCATGGACCGGCGAAGTTGTTCATGAACACGGGCTTTCAAGCCCCGGGGCGGCCGAGTTTTGGTTCCTGGGTCATCTATGGCATTGGCAGCGAGGCGGAAGACTTGCCAGGGTTCGTTGTGTTGCAGTCCGGGCCGCGCGGACCACGGGCCGGTAACTCGCTCTGGTCCAGCGGCTTCCTGCCGACCAATCTGCAAGGCGTACCGTTTCGCGGGACTGGCGACGCCATCCTTAACTTGCGCAGTCCGGAAGGCTGGAGTCCGGCGCGCCAGCGCGAATTCGTTGACCTGACGAATCAACTCAACCGCGAACGGCTGCAATTGACGGGCGATCCGGAGATTGCCACGCGAATCAACGCCTATGAGATGGCGTTCCGGATGCAGACCAGCGCGCCTGAGTTAATGGAATTGGCGGATGAACCGGCGCACGTGCTCGCGGCATACGGCGCGGAACCGGGGCAGGCTTCTTTCGCCAACAACTGCCTGCTCGCCCGACGGCTGATCGAACGCGGCGTCCGCTTCGTGCAGCTTTACCACACCGACTGGGACGATCACGGCGGCCCCAACGAAAACCTGGGCGAGCCGCTGGCGCGGCGCTGCCGTCAGATCGATCAGCCCTGCGCCGCGCTGGTGAAGGATTTGAAGGTGCGCGGATTGCTGGAAGACACGATCGTGATTTGGGGCGGCGAATTCGGGCGCACGCCGATGGGCGAAGTCCGCGAAGGCATTCCCGGCCGCGACCATCACGTCGAAGCCTTCACGATCTGGGTCGCCGGCGGCGGCTTCAAACCGGGACATATTCAGGGGGTCACCGACGACTTCGGCTACTTTGCGGTCGACGGCCAAGTTCACGTACATGACCTGCACGCTACGCTGCTGCACCAACTCGGCTTCGACCACAAGCAACTGACGTATCGCTTCCAGGGACGCGATCACCGCCTGACCGACGTCCATGGCGCAGTGCGGCACGAGCTATTGTCGTAG
- a CDS encoding DUF1501 domain-containing protein, with protein sequence NYPGNQELAARISNFEVAARMQTAVPDVLNLSDETASTRQLYGLDNPVTAEYGTRCLIARRLIERGVRFVQLYLSGQPWDTHSKNAESLKDLCGKTDQPSAALVKDLKQRGLLDRTIVMWGGEFGRLPISQGTDGRDHNRHANSIWLAGGGFRQGYCHGATDDFGYKAVNQILNVHDLHATLLHALGLDHRQLTYPHEGRPGSLTDVAITKAKVVRELLA encoded by the coding sequence AAAATTATCCCGGCAATCAGGAACTCGCCGCGCGCATTTCCAATTTCGAAGTTGCCGCACGGATGCAAACCGCGGTCCCGGACGTCTTGAATCTCTCCGACGAAACCGCCTCGACGCGCCAACTCTACGGACTCGATAACCCCGTCACCGCCGAATACGGCACGCGCTGCCTGATCGCCCGCCGTCTCATCGAGCGCGGCGTCCGCTTCGTGCAGCTCTACCTCTCCGGCCAACCCTGGGACACGCACAGTAAGAACGCGGAGTCGCTCAAAGACCTCTGCGGAAAAACCGATCAACCCAGCGCCGCCCTCGTGAAAGACCTCAAGCAGCGCGGGCTGCTCGATCGCACGATCGTGATGTGGGGCGGCGAATTTGGCCGGCTACCCATCTCCCAGGGCACGGACGGCCGCGACCACAACCGCCACGCCAACTCCATCTGGCTAGCCGGCGGCGGCTTCCGCCAAGGCTACTGCCACGGCGCCACCGACGACTTCGGCTACAAAGCCGTCAATCAAATCCTCAACGTCCACGACCTCCACGCCACGCTGCTGCACGCGCTCGGCCTCGACCACCGGCAACTCACGTATCCCCACGAAGGCCGCCCCGGCAGCCTGACGGATGTGGCGATTACAAAAGCGAAAGTGGTCCGCGAACTCTTGGCCTGA
- a CDS encoding DUF1349 domain-containing protein, which yields MNAFNLSTLPVAFDWQNSPFDWSVGPGDSLKIVAGERTDWFVDPATGTPQDNAPCALFTPPVPEFMLSARVKVAFASTFDAGVIQLRERDDLWAKLCFEYSPAGEPMIVSVVTRGNSDDCNSAVISGDEVYLRVAVMSTTIAFHYSTDGRVWRLVRYFSLGPLRSPRIGFSAQSPTGQQCTAEFSEIQWQPRRLGEVRSGE from the coding sequence ATGAACGCTTTCAACTTATCGACGCTTCCCGTCGCGTTCGACTGGCAGAATTCTCCGTTCGATTGGAGCGTTGGGCCGGGCGATTCGTTGAAGATCGTCGCCGGGGAGCGCACGGATTGGTTCGTTGATCCGGCGACGGGGACGCCGCAGGACAATGCGCCTTGTGCGCTGTTCACGCCGCCGGTTCCGGAGTTCATGTTGAGCGCCCGCGTGAAGGTTGCGTTTGCGTCCACGTTCGATGCTGGCGTGATCCAACTTCGCGAGCGCGACGACTTATGGGCCAAGCTGTGCTTCGAGTACTCGCCCGCCGGGGAGCCGATGATTGTTTCGGTGGTCACGCGCGGGAACTCGGATGACTGCAACTCCGCCGTGATTTCAGGCGATGAGGTTTACCTGCGCGTCGCGGTGATGTCGACGACGATCGCGTTTCACTACTCGACGGATGGTCGCGTCTGGCGATTGGTGCGTTATTTTTCGTTGGGCCCGTTGCGCAGCCCACGGATTGGCTTTTCGGCGCAGTCGCCAACGGGCCAACAATGCACGGCGGAGTTCTCAGAAATCCAATGGCAACCGCGCCGGTTAGGGGAAGTTCGGAGTGGGGAGTAG
- a CDS encoding NADH:flavin oxidoreductase/NADH oxidase, with protein MSGLFDPFRVKDVELRNRIAVSPMCQYSSEDGFPNDWHFVHLGSRAVGGAGLVIVEATAVSPEGRISPADSGIYLDAHVEPFAKIGRFLKEHGAVPGIQIAHAGRKASARRPWDGDNHIEYDDGGWDTIAPSAIAFGGNLPKVPREMSLEDINRVKQDFVAAAKRALAAGYEWLELHFAHGYLAHEFYSPLANQRTDQYGGSFDNRIRFMLETLNAVRAVWPERLPLTARLSVTDWLDGGVTIEESIETARRFKAAGLDLLDVSQGFVAPDISHIPWAPGFMIPLAGRIRREADIATAAGWMITDPQQADGAIRDEHADMVLLAREMLRDPYWPYHAAVKLGVTDAWQMLPVQYGRAVRQR; from the coding sequence ATGAGCGGATTGTTCGACCCGTTTCGCGTGAAGGACGTGGAGTTGCGGAACCGCATCGCGGTCTCGCCGATGTGTCAGTACTCGTCGGAGGACGGCTTTCCGAACGATTGGCATTTCGTGCACCTCGGTTCTCGCGCCGTCGGCGGCGCCGGCCTGGTGATCGTCGAGGCCACGGCGGTGTCCCCGGAGGGGCGTATCAGCCCTGCTGATAGCGGCATCTATTTGGATGCCCACGTGGAACCGTTTGCGAAGATCGGCCGTTTTTTGAAAGAACACGGAGCTGTTCCCGGGATCCAGATTGCGCATGCCGGCCGCAAAGCAAGCGCGCGGCGTCCCTGGGACGGAGACAATCACATCGAGTACGACGACGGCGGCTGGGACACGATTGCCCCGTCCGCCATTGCCTTCGGCGGCAATTTGCCAAAGGTGCCGCGTGAGATGTCGCTCGAGGACATCAATCGGGTGAAGCAAGACTTCGTCGCGGCCGCGAAGCGCGCCTTGGCCGCGGGCTATGAGTGGCTCGAACTCCATTTTGCGCATGGCTATCTCGCGCACGAGTTCTATTCGCCGTTGGCCAATCAGCGCACCGATCAATACGGCGGGAGCTTTGACAATCGCATTCGCTTCATGCTAGAAACCTTGAACGCCGTCCGCGCAGTCTGGCCGGAGCGGCTGCCGTTGACGGCAAGGTTGTCCGTGACCGATTGGCTCGACGGCGGCGTGACGATCGAGGAATCGATCGAAACCGCGCGCCGCTTTAAGGCCGCGGGATTGGATCTGCTCGATGTCAGTCAAGGCTTCGTTGCGCCCGACATTTCCCACATCCCTTGGGCGCCGGGCTTCATGATTCCCCTCGCTGGTCGCATTCGCCGCGAAGCCGACATCGCCACGGCGGCCGGGTGGATGATCACTGATCCGCAACAAGCCGACGGCGCCATCCGCGACGAGCATGCGGATATGGTGTTGCTGGCGCGCGAGATGCTGCGCGATCCGTATTGGCCTTATCACGCCGCGGTCAAACTCGGCGTGACGGACGCCTGGCAGATGCTGCCGGTGCAATATGGGCGGGCCGTGCGCCAGCGATGA